One genomic segment of Acinetobacter oleivorans DR1 includes these proteins:
- the hutC gene encoding histidine utilization repressor: MPRTSKQEHAELSIEADSPVPLYQRVKQLISQKIYEGSWAVNKKIPSESELVNQLGCSRMTVNRALRELTTEGLLVRIQGVGSFVAEGQGRTALFQINNIADEIIARNHKHHAEVLVLEQIYANAEQSVLMQTREGQRLFHSIIVHYENDVPVQVEDRLVDAALIPDYLQQDFKTITPNAYLMAKAPVSEGEHIVEAVLASPQECKWLKITKAEPCLLIRRRTWSNKQLISSARLIYPGSRYYLEGKFNP, translated from the coding sequence ATGCCCAGAACATCAAAACAAGAACATGCTGAGCTTTCGATTGAAGCTGATAGTCCAGTTCCTTTATACCAACGCGTAAAACAGCTGATTTCACAAAAGATTTATGAAGGCTCGTGGGCTGTAAATAAAAAAATTCCTTCGGAAAGTGAACTGGTTAATCAACTCGGTTGTAGCCGTATGACGGTAAACCGTGCGCTTCGTGAGTTAACGACGGAGGGTCTACTTGTTCGAATTCAAGGCGTTGGTTCGTTCGTAGCTGAAGGGCAAGGCCGAACTGCACTTTTTCAAATTAATAATATTGCCGATGAGATTATTGCACGAAACCATAAGCACCACGCTGAAGTTTTAGTCTTAGAACAAATTTATGCAAATGCAGAGCAAAGCGTGTTAATGCAGACTCGCGAAGGGCAAAGATTATTTCACTCGATTATTGTGCATTATGAAAATGATGTACCTGTTCAAGTCGAAGATCGTTTAGTCGATGCAGCACTGATTCCAGATTACCTACAACAAGATTTTAAAACCATTACCCCAAATGCTTACCTCATGGCAAAAGCACCTGTCTCAGAAGGTGAGCACATTGTTGAGGCAGTTTTAGCATCTCCGCAAGAGTGTAAATGGTTAAAGATCACTAAAGCTGAGCCATGCTTACTGATCCGTCGTCGTACATGGTCAAACAAACAGTTGATTTCAAGCGCACGTCTGATTTATCCGGGCAGCCGCTATTATCTCGAAGGGAAATTTAACCCATGA
- the hutU gene encoding urocanate hydratase: MTTTTTKFRDVEIRAPRGTELTAKSWLTEAPLRMLMNNLDPDVAENPKELVVYGGIGRAARNWECFDKIVDTLKNLETDETLLVQSGKPVGVFKTHKDAPRVLIANSNLVPHWANWEHFNELDAKALAMYGQMTAGSWIYIGSQGIVQGTYETFVEAGRQHYNGDLNGRWVLTAGLGGMGGAQPLAATLAGACSLNIECQQASIDFRLRTRYVDEQATDLDDALARIDRYTKEGKVISIALHGNAAEILPELVRRGVRPDMVTDQTSAHDPLNGYLPVGWTWDEYRERAKTEPEAVVKAAKQSMAKHVQAMLDFQKMGVPTFDYGNNIRQMAKEEGVENAFDFPGFVPAYIRPLFCRGIGPFRWAALSGDPEDIYKTDAKVKELIPDDEHLHHWLDMARERISFQGLPARICWVGLGLRAKLGLAFNEMVRSGELSAPVVIGRDHLDSGSVASPNRETEAMQDGSDAVSDWPLLNALLNTAGGATWVSLHHGGGVGMGFSQHSGVVIVCDGTDEAAARIARVLTNDPATGVMRHADAGYEIAINCAKEQGLNLPMITQ; encoded by the coding sequence GTGACAACAACGACAACAAAATTTCGTGATGTAGAAATTCGTGCACCACGTGGCACTGAATTAACGGCTAAGAGTTGGTTAACTGAAGCCCCATTACGTATGTTGATGAATAACCTTGATCCGGACGTTGCAGAAAACCCGAAAGAGTTGGTTGTATACGGTGGTATTGGCCGTGCAGCACGAAACTGGGAATGTTTCGACAAAATTGTAGATACTTTAAAAAATCTTGAAACTGACGAAACTTTATTAGTTCAATCAGGCAAGCCAGTTGGTGTATTTAAAACTCATAAAGATGCACCACGCGTTTTAATTGCAAACTCAAACCTTGTACCGCACTGGGCAAACTGGGAACACTTTAACGAATTAGATGCAAAAGCACTCGCAATGTACGGTCAAATGACAGCGGGTTCTTGGATCTACATCGGTAGCCAAGGCATTGTGCAAGGTACTTATGAAACTTTCGTTGAAGCTGGCCGCCAACATTACAATGGTGATTTAAACGGTCGTTGGGTTCTTACTGCTGGTTTAGGTGGTATGGGTGGCGCTCAGCCTTTAGCTGCAACACTTGCAGGGGCTTGTTCTTTAAACATCGAATGTCAGCAAGCAAGTATCGATTTCCGTTTACGTACGCGTTATGTAGATGAACAAGCAACTGATTTAGACGATGCTTTAGCGCGTATTGATCGTTACACCAAAGAAGGCAAGGTTATTTCAATTGCACTTCATGGCAATGCTGCAGAAATTTTACCTGAGCTTGTTCGCCGTGGTGTACGTCCTGACATGGTAACCGACCAAACAAGTGCACACGATCCACTCAATGGCTACCTACCAGTAGGCTGGACTTGGGATGAATACCGTGAACGTGCCAAAACTGAACCAGAAGCTGTTGTAAAAGCTGCAAAACAGTCGATGGCGAAACACGTACAAGCGATGCTCGATTTCCAAAAAATGGGTGTTCCAACATTTGACTACGGTAATAACATCCGTCAAATGGCGAAAGAAGAAGGCGTAGAAAATGCTTTTGATTTCCCTGGCTTCGTACCTGCATATATCCGTCCATTGTTCTGCCGTGGCATTGGTCCATTCCGTTGGGCAGCGCTTTCTGGTGACCCAGAAGACATTTATAAAACAGATGCCAAAGTTAAAGAGTTAATTCCTGATGATGAACATTTACATCACTGGTTAGACATGGCTCGTGAACGCATTAGCTTCCAAGGCTTACCAGCGCGTATTTGCTGGGTTGGTCTAGGCTTACGTGCAAAACTTGGTTTGGCATTTAACGAAATGGTTCGTAGCGGTGAATTATCAGCTCCAGTTGTGATTGGTCGTGACCACTTAGACTCAGGTTCAGTTGCGAGTCCAAACCGTGAAACTGAAGCAATGCAAGATGGATCAGATGCAGTATCAGACTGGCCTTTATTAAATGCATTGTTAAATACAGCAGGCGGCGCAACTTGGGTTTCTCTACACCATGGTGGCGGTGTAGGTATGGGCTTCTCTCAACACTCAGGCGTTGTGATTGTGTGTGACGGTACAGATGAAGCTGCTGCACGTATTGCTCGTGTACTGACCAACGACCCTGCAACAGGTGTTATGCGTCATGCCGATGCTGGTTATGAAATTGCGATTAACTGTGCGAAAGAGCAAGGCTTAAACTTGCCAATGATCACGCAATAA
- a CDS encoding HutD/Ves family protein: MIELIRADQYTKMLWKNGAGFTLEIARSQGEADFDWRISMADVTTSGPFSLFPNKQRIISVLDGKGMVLHVDDLPAKTLNQGDIFAFHGESQVQSELVDGAIRDLNLIYDPAKFHARFQWLDGAVEQAFISSADLIFIFNSGSETEVNVDEHFVRIAAHETLKIEKNAGVTSISFPKKQIKSCYVIELIQR; this comes from the coding sequence ATGATTGAATTGATCAGGGCCGATCAATATACAAAAATGCTTTGGAAAAATGGTGCTGGCTTTACTTTAGAAATTGCTCGGAGCCAAGGTGAAGCTGATTTCGATTGGCGCATTTCGATGGCTGATGTGACCACTTCTGGGCCATTTTCGTTATTTCCTAATAAGCAACGCATTATTAGCGTTCTTGATGGGAAGGGTATGGTGCTGCATGTCGATGATCTTCCTGCCAAAACGCTGAACCAAGGCGATATTTTTGCTTTTCATGGTGAGAGTCAGGTTCAAAGTGAACTGGTCGATGGGGCAATTCGGGATTTAAATTTAATTTATGATCCTGCAAAGTTTCATGCCCGTTTTCAGTGGTTGGATGGTGCGGTGGAGCAGGCATTTATTAGCTCGGCAGATCTGATTTTCATTTTTAATAGTGGTTCTGAAACGGAAGTAAATGTTGATGAACATTTCGTTCGGATTGCTGCTCACGAGACGCTAAAAATTGAGAAAAATGCTGGCGTGACGTCGATCAGTTTTCCCAAAAAACAAATCAAAAGCTGCTATGTCATTGAGTTAATTCAACGATAA
- the hutI gene encoding imidazolonepropionase gives MKKLWQNCHIATMQNGQYSYIEDAAIVTEGHLIQWIGKQQQLPTDTYSETVDLKGAWVTPGFIDCHTHSVFGGNRSVEFEKRLQGVSYAEIAASGGGIASTVRATREASEEQLLNSALKRIRCMQQDGVTTIEIKSGYGLNYENERKMLRVIRQIGEALPMTVKSTCLAAHALPPEYKDQSDAYIEHICTEMLPKLHAEGLVDAVDAFCEHLAFSPAQVERVFKTAQSLGLPVKLHAEQLSSLGGSSLAARYHALSADHLEYMTEDDVKAMAESGTVAVLLPGAFYLLRETQYPPIESLIKHGVRIALSSDLNPGTSPALSVRLMLNMGSTLFRLTPEQALAGVTIHAAQALGLEQTYGSLEQGKVADFVAWDIEHPSEIVYWLGGDLPKRVVQHGQEVIF, from the coding sequence ATGAAAAAACTTTGGCAAAATTGCCACATTGCCACCATGCAAAATGGGCAATACTCCTACATTGAAGATGCTGCAATTGTCACAGAAGGGCATCTCATTCAGTGGATTGGAAAACAACAACAACTTCCTACCGACACATATTCCGAAACAGTTGACTTAAAAGGCGCTTGGGTTACCCCAGGGTTCATCGACTGTCATACGCATAGTGTATTTGGTGGTAACCGTAGTGTTGAGTTTGAAAAACGCTTGCAAGGTGTAAGTTATGCTGAAATTGCAGCAAGCGGTGGCGGTATTGCCAGTACAGTACGTGCAACGCGTGAAGCAAGCGAAGAACAACTATTAAATTCAGCACTTAAACGTATTCGCTGTATGCAACAAGATGGTGTAACCACTATCGAAATTAAGTCTGGTTACGGACTCAACTACGAAAACGAACGCAAAATGCTGCGTGTGATCCGTCAAATTGGTGAAGCTTTACCAATGACGGTCAAAAGCACCTGTTTAGCTGCTCATGCTTTACCGCCAGAATACAAAGATCAAAGCGATGCTTATATCGAGCATATCTGTACAGAAATGCTGCCTAAACTGCATGCTGAAGGTTTAGTCGATGCAGTTGATGCGTTCTGCGAGCATTTAGCATTTTCACCTGCTCAGGTCGAACGTGTTTTTAAAACAGCACAATCATTGGGTCTACCCGTTAAGCTTCATGCTGAACAGCTTTCATCGCTAGGTGGCTCAAGCTTGGCAGCACGTTATCATGCTTTGTCGGCTGACCATTTAGAGTACATGACCGAAGATGATGTCAAAGCAATGGCAGAGTCGGGTACGGTTGCTGTGTTACTACCGGGCGCCTTTTATCTATTACGTGAAACACAATATCCACCGATTGAAAGTCTTATTAAGCATGGCGTGCGTATTGCGCTGTCGAGTGATTTAAACCCGGGTACATCTCCAGCACTTTCTGTACGTTTAATGCTGAATATGGGCAGCACGCTCTTCCGTTTAACGCCTGAGCAAGCATTAGCTGGTGTCACCATTCATGCTGCACAAGCGCTCGGTTTAGAACAAACGTACGGCAGTCTGGAGCAGGGCAAAGTCGCTGACTTTGTGGCTTGGGATATTGAGCATCCATCTGAAATTGTTTACTGGTTGGGCGGTGATTTGCCGAAGCGAGTCGTTCAGCATGGACAAGAAGTTATTTTTTAA
- the hutH gene encoding histidine ammonia-lyase codes for MELLIQPGKLTLADLRQAYLNPIKVKLDESASAAINASVACVEQIVNEGRTAYGINTGFGLLASTKIAPEDLEKLQRSLVLSHAAGVGEALDDAMVRLIVLLKANSLARGFSGIRRKVIDALLALINAEVYPHIPLKGSVGASGDLAPLAHMSLILLGESKARYKGEWLPAVEALKIAGLEPISLAAKEGLALLNGTQVSTAYALRGLFEAEDLFAAATVCGGLSVEAMLGSRSPFDARIHEVRGQRGQIDVAAAYRDLLTDSSEIAHSHEDCSKVQDPYSLRCQPQVMGACLTQIRQAAEVLEIEANAVSDNPLVFAEQGDVISGGNFHAEPVAMAADNLALAIAEIGSLSERRISMMMDRHMSQLPPFLVANGGVNSGFMIAQVTAAALASDNKALAHPASVDSLPTSANQEDHVSMAPNAGKRLWYMADNVRGILAVEWLGACQGLDFREGLKSSPKLEQARKILRDQVPYYSEDRFFAPDIEQASELLSSGCLNELLIPKLLPSLSEV; via the coding sequence ATGGAATTACTGATCCAACCGGGAAAATTAACCTTAGCTGATTTACGTCAAGCTTACCTCAACCCGATTAAAGTTAAGTTAGATGAAAGTGCATCAGCTGCAATCAACGCAAGCGTGGCTTGTGTAGAACAGATTGTAAATGAAGGGCGTACAGCTTACGGCATTAACACAGGTTTTGGTTTACTTGCTTCAACCAAGATTGCTCCTGAAGATTTAGAAAAATTACAGCGTTCGTTAGTTCTTTCGCATGCAGCAGGTGTAGGTGAAGCACTTGATGATGCAATGGTTCGTTTAATTGTTCTATTGAAAGCAAATAGCTTGGCACGTGGCTTCTCAGGTATTCGCCGTAAAGTCATTGATGCTTTGTTGGCTTTAATTAATGCTGAAGTTTATCCGCACATTCCTCTTAAAGGTTCAGTCGGCGCTTCAGGTGACTTGGCACCACTTGCACATATGTCTTTGATTTTACTTGGTGAAAGTAAAGCACGTTATAAAGGTGAATGGTTGCCAGCAGTTGAAGCTTTAAAAATTGCAGGTTTAGAGCCAATTTCTTTAGCAGCAAAAGAAGGCTTGGCACTTTTAAATGGTACCCAAGTTTCGACTGCTTATGCTTTACGTGGTTTGTTTGAAGCTGAAGATTTATTTGCTGCTGCGACAGTTTGTGGTGGCTTAAGTGTTGAAGCAATGCTGGGTTCACGCTCACCGTTCGATGCACGTATTCATGAAGTACGTGGTCAACGTGGTCAAATTGATGTTGCGGCGGCTTATCGTGACTTATTGACGGATTCGAGTGAAATTGCACATTCACACGAAGACTGTAGCAAAGTTCAAGATCCGTATTCTTTACGTTGCCAACCACAGGTGATGGGTGCATGTCTAACTCAAATCCGTCAGGCTGCTGAAGTTTTAGAAATTGAAGCAAATGCTGTATCTGATAACCCACTTGTTTTTGCAGAACAAGGTGATGTGATTTCTGGTGGTAACTTCCATGCAGAACCTGTAGCAATGGCGGCAGATAATTTAGCATTGGCAATCGCAGAAATTGGTTCACTTTCAGAACGTCGTATTTCGATGATGATGGACCGCCACATGTCACAGCTTCCACCGTTCTTGGTTGCAAATGGCGGTGTGAACTCAGGTTTCATGATTGCTCAAGTAACCGCTGCTGCTCTTGCGAGTGATAACAAAGCACTTGCACATCCGGCAAGTGTTGATAGTTTGCCAACTTCAGCGAATCAGGAAGACCATGTATCAATGGCTCCGAATGCAGGTAAACGTCTTTGGTATATGGCTGACAACGTCCGTGGCATTTTAGCTGTCGAATGGTTAGGCGCTTGTCAGGGTCTAGACTTCCGTGAAGGCTTAAAAAGCTCGCCTAAACTTGAACAAGCTCGTAAAATCTTGCGCGATCAAGTTCCTTACTACAGTGAAGACCGTTTCTTTGCTCCTGATATTGAACAAGCAAGTGAATTACTTTCGAGTGGCTGTTTAAACGAGTTACTTATTCCAAAACTACTCCCTAGTTTATCTGAAGTGTGA
- the hutG gene encoding formimidoylglutamase gives MNHTFKWQGRHDGEGEAHQRIHHIMNKTQHAEFALIGFSSDEGVKRNKGRVGAADAPDAIRNQLANLPIHRPVSIVDLGTVTCEYDNLEQAQSELAEQVATSLQNGLKPIVLGGGHEVAFGSFSGLFQYVQAHAPDKKIGIINFDAHFDLREAEHATSGTPFLQAARLSEQHQKQFHYLCIGVANHANTKVLFDTADALNCSYLRDHEVNIFNLNNVLAAVDAFIEKVDCLYVTIDLDVFAAAVAPGVSAPAVKGIDLATFEAIFKHIQETGKIKLLDIAECNPKFDLDNRTAKLAAYIVYQYLFS, from the coding sequence ATGAATCACACATTTAAATGGCAAGGTCGCCATGATGGCGAGGGTGAAGCACACCAACGTATTCACCATATTATGAATAAAACCCAACATGCCGAATTTGCGCTGATTGGTTTTAGCTCTGATGAAGGCGTGAAACGTAACAAAGGCCGAGTCGGTGCTGCCGATGCGCCAGATGCAATCCGTAATCAGCTTGCCAATTTACCTATTCATCGTCCAGTCAGTATTGTCGATTTAGGTACAGTGACTTGTGAATATGACAATTTAGAGCAAGCCCAAAGTGAGTTAGCAGAACAAGTCGCAACTAGCCTACAAAATGGTTTAAAACCGATTGTATTGGGCGGTGGACATGAGGTTGCATTTGGTAGCTTTAGTGGTCTGTTCCAATATGTACAAGCACATGCGCCAGATAAAAAAATAGGAATTATTAACTTCGATGCCCATTTTGATTTGCGTGAAGCAGAGCATGCAACCTCTGGTACACCTTTCTTACAGGCAGCTCGACTTTCAGAACAACATCAAAAACAATTTCATTATTTATGTATTGGGGTCGCTAACCATGCCAATACTAAAGTTTTGTTTGATACAGCCGATGCGCTGAATTGCTCATATTTACGTGATCATGAGGTTAATATTTTTAACCTAAACAACGTACTTGCGGCGGTTGATGCTTTTATTGAAAAAGTAGACTGTTTGTACGTTACGATTGATTTAGATGTATTTGCTGCTGCGGTAGCACCTGGAGTGAGCGCACCTGCTGTAAAAGGAATTGATTTAGCCACTTTTGAAGCAATTTTTAAGCATATTCAAGAGACTGGAAAAATCAAACTTTTAGATATTGCTGAGTGCAATCCAAAATTTGATTTAGACAATAGAACAGCAAAACTGGCTGCCTATATTGTTTATCAATATTTGTTTTCTTGA
- a CDS encoding DUF885 domain-containing protein, with translation MKNRTLHFACISVLFWMSHSSDAATPEINTNTIEKSQSKPNSNVSVRVNALNQLLQEQWEYTLKNNPETATTLGDLRYNNRWTESSKNQIEKDKKSTQNFLKRFEAIDSTGFSATDQLNKDLMIYQLKETLKNYDLKLYEMPFNQMWGLHLQFPGFISSIPFDNAKQYQDYIARLKQIPLILDQGIQLAKQGQKDGLMPPKYLIEKVAKQINSIATPAGKDSVFASPLKQFPKNISKAEQERLSREILQAIDQNVRPAYQKLGTFIQKDYLPYGRQHEGIWSLPNGDELYRFYVENNTTTSESPENIHQLGLKEVARIEAEMLKIAKAQGFNDLKSFQQSLKTNPAVFPKSREEILEIYRGYIAQMQPELPKLFGLLPKNKVEVLPVEQYREKEAAGAEYHQGTPDGSRPGQVYVNTGDFSERSKISMEATAYHEAIPGHHMQIDIAQNLPNLPMFRKQPNHTAYIEGWALYAEQLGKDVGFYKDPLSDYGRLSSELFRACRLVVDTGVHYKKWTRQQMIDFMREHSALDEPDIQAETDRYIAIPAQALAYKMGQLKILELRELAKQELGDRFDIKAFHDMVLNAGTLPLNILDARIKNWIKEQKAAA, from the coding sequence ATGAAAAACAGAACCTTACATTTTGCTTGTATCAGTGTTTTATTTTGGATGTCTCATTCTTCTGATGCTGCAACCCCCGAAATAAATACAAATACCATCGAAAAATCACAATCTAAACCAAATAGTAATGTCTCTGTTCGGGTGAACGCTTTAAACCAGCTTTTACAAGAACAGTGGGAATATACTTTGAAAAATAACCCTGAAACTGCAACGACTTTAGGAGATTTACGCTACAACAATCGATGGACCGAGTCTTCAAAAAATCAGATTGAGAAAGATAAAAAAAGTACTCAAAATTTTTTAAAACGTTTTGAAGCAATTGATAGCACAGGGTTTTCAGCAACTGATCAATTAAATAAAGATTTAATGATTTATCAGTTGAAAGAAACACTTAAAAATTATGATTTGAAATTGTATGAGATGCCTTTTAATCAAATGTGGGGCCTACATTTACAATTTCCGGGATTTATTAGTTCGATTCCATTTGATAATGCTAAGCAATATCAAGACTATATTGCTCGTTTAAAACAAATTCCTCTTATTCTTGATCAAGGTATTCAGTTAGCGAAACAAGGACAAAAAGATGGTTTGATGCCACCCAAATATTTAATTGAAAAGGTGGCAAAGCAGATTAATAGCATTGCAACTCCCGCAGGGAAAGACAGTGTGTTTGCTTCTCCATTAAAGCAATTTCCAAAAAATATTTCGAAAGCAGAACAAGAGCGTTTAAGCCGTGAAATACTACAGGCCATAGATCAAAATGTTCGCCCCGCTTATCAAAAACTCGGGACGTTTATTCAGAAAGATTACTTACCCTATGGACGACAACACGAGGGTATATGGAGCTTGCCAAACGGTGACGAGCTCTATCGCTTTTATGTAGAAAACAATACGACAACCTCTGAAAGCCCTGAAAATATTCATCAGCTCGGGTTAAAAGAAGTTGCTCGCATAGAAGCGGAAATGCTGAAAATTGCCAAAGCACAAGGTTTCAATGACTTAAAGAGTTTCCAACAATCCTTAAAAACAAATCCCGCTGTTTTCCCAAAATCTCGTGAAGAAATTTTAGAGATTTATCGGGGATATATTGCCCAAATGCAACCAGAGTTGCCGAAGCTATTTGGTTTATTACCCAAAAATAAAGTCGAAGTTTTGCCTGTAGAGCAATATCGAGAAAAAGAAGCGGCAGGTGCGGAGTATCACCAAGGCACGCCTGATGGTTCACGCCCGGGACAGGTATATGTGAATACTGGGGACTTCTCTGAACGTTCCAAAATATCAATGGAAGCGACCGCTTACCATGAGGCAATTCCCGGCCACCATATGCAGATTGATATTGCCCAAAACCTGCCAAATTTACCGATGTTTCGTAAGCAGCCCAACCACACCGCCTATATTGAAGGGTGGGCACTTTACGCAGAGCAATTGGGTAAAGATGTTGGTTTCTATAAAGACCCGCTTTCAGACTATGGAAGACTATCGAGCGAGTTGTTCCGCGCTTGTCGTTTAGTGGTGGACACTGGCGTACATTATAAAAAATGGACCCGTCAGCAAATGATTGATTTTATGCGTGAACACTCAGCTTTAGATGAACCAGATATTCAGGCAGAGACTGATCGATATATTGCTATTCCTGCCCAAGCATTGGCATACAAGATGGGACAACTAAAAATTTTAGAGCTACGGGAGCTCGCCAAACAGGAGCTTGGAGACCGTTTTGATATCAAAGCATTCCATGACATGGTTTTAAATGCAGGAACATTGCCTTTAAATATACTTGATGCCCGTATTAAAAATTGGATTAAGGAACAAAAAGCGGCAGCTTAA
- a CDS encoding amino acid permease, giving the protein MSQNSTLQRGLNTRHIRFLALGSAIGTGLFYGSATAIKMAGPSVLLAYIVAGIAIYIVMRALGEMAVHNPVSGSFSHYASQYISPLAGFTTGWTYVFEMVIVAIADVTAFGIYMGFWYPDVPRWIWILSLIMFLGAINLIHVKVFGELEFWLSIIKVSAIVAMILGGIGLMFYGFHADHSSVVPGIQNLWIYDGFMPHGIAGLVACLSVVVFAFGGIEIIGLTAGESQDPKTTLPKAINAVPVRILLFYVLTIFVLMSIFPWNQIGSQGSPFVQIFENLGIKSAANILNIVVVTAAISAINSDVFGAGRMLYGMANRGQAPRIFQKLSRNGVPWMTVVVMAGVLLIGVVLNYLIPENVFMIIASIATFATVWVWLMILLSQVAMRRKLSTAEIKALDFPVWGWPVAPAFAIGFMVFILVMMGYFPDSRPAIYVGITWLALLTIAYRIWVKPQQNLGKESNPIQQNVEIES; this is encoded by the coding sequence ATGTCACAAAACTCCACACTACAGCGGGGATTGAACACCCGCCATATTCGTTTCTTGGCATTGGGCTCAGCAATTGGAACTGGGCTTTTCTATGGTTCGGCTACCGCCATTAAAATGGCGGGGCCTTCAGTATTATTAGCGTATATCGTTGCAGGGATTGCAATTTATATCGTTATGCGCGCACTGGGTGAAATGGCTGTCCATAATCCAGTATCCGGTTCATTTAGCCACTATGCATCACAATACATTAGTCCTCTGGCAGGTTTTACTACAGGCTGGACTTATGTATTTGAAATGGTGATTGTCGCGATTGCCGATGTCACCGCTTTTGGTATTTATATGGGGTTCTGGTATCCCGATGTGCCACGGTGGATCTGGATTTTATCTCTGATTATGTTCTTGGGTGCCATTAACCTGATTCACGTTAAAGTCTTTGGTGAACTCGAATTCTGGCTTTCCATCATTAAAGTTAGTGCCATTGTTGCCATGATTTTAGGTGGCATAGGCTTAATGTTCTATGGCTTCCACGCTGACCATAGCAGTGTGGTACCGGGTATTCAAAACTTATGGATTTATGATGGCTTTATGCCGCATGGCATTGCAGGCTTAGTTGCATGTTTATCTGTGGTTGTATTTGCTTTCGGTGGTATCGAAATTATCGGTTTAACTGCTGGCGAATCACAAGACCCTAAAACCACTTTGCCAAAAGCCATTAATGCTGTTCCAGTACGTATTTTACTTTTCTATGTACTGACCATTTTTGTTTTGATGTCGATTTTCCCATGGAATCAAATTGGTAGCCAAGGTAGTCCATTTGTACAAATTTTTGAAAATTTAGGCATTAAATCTGCTGCGAATATTCTAAATATTGTAGTGGTGACTGCTGCGATTTCGGCAATTAATAGTGATGTATTTGGCGCTGGCCGTATGCTTTATGGTATGGCAAACCGTGGTCAAGCACCTCGCATTTTCCAAAAATTATCGCGTAATGGTGTGCCTTGGATGACTGTTGTGGTTATGGCTGGCGTGCTGTTAATTGGCGTGGTGTTGAACTACCTGATTCCTGAAAATGTATTCATGATCATTGCATCAATTGCGACTTTTGCAACGGTTTGGGTATGGCTCATGATTTTGCTTTCGCAAGTTGCGATGCGCCGTAAATTATCTACTGCTGAAATTAAAGCACTTGATTTCCCTGTGTGGGGTTGGCCAGTTGCACCTGCGTTCGCGATTGGTTTTATGGTGTTTATTTTAGTGATGATGGGTTATTTCCCTGATTCACGTCCTGCAATTTATGTCGGAATAACATGGCTTGCACTCTTAACTATTGCTTATCGCATATGGGTAAAACCACAGCAAAACTTGGGAAAGGAAAGTAATCCTATCCAGCAAAATGTTGAGATAGAAAGCTAA
- a CDS encoding HAD family hydrolase, with protein sequence MEKSLKEYQAIIFDMDGTLVDSFSFFLGTLNQLAKKHKFKSVELHEVEQYKHLSPKEIMKEMNVSRWKLPWIAKDFIRLMKDRDEEIHLFEGMRDHLIELHKQGYTLAIITSNSKENCQNVLGKELCELFSHIDGGSSIFGKAKRIKRVLNILNLNKEQAIYVGDQTTDGEAAHKAGIDFAAVGWGYTSAEKLKTIQPKVVLNDLATMKEFF encoded by the coding sequence ATGGAAAAATCTTTAAAAGAATACCAAGCTATTATTTTTGATATGGACGGTACTTTAGTCGACTCCTTTAGCTTCTTTTTAGGTACTTTAAATCAGCTTGCCAAGAAGCATAAATTTAAATCTGTAGAGCTACATGAAGTAGAGCAGTACAAACATCTTTCACCAAAAGAAATTATGAAAGAGATGAATGTTTCTAGGTGGAAACTGCCTTGGATTGCGAAAGACTTTATTCGGTTAATGAAAGATAGAGATGAAGAAATTCATCTGTTTGAGGGTATGCGGGACCACTTAATTGAACTGCATAAGCAGGGGTATACGCTCGCAATTATTACTTCAAACTCTAAAGAAAACTGTCAAAATGTACTGGGTAAAGAACTCTGTGAGCTTTTTAGCCATATTGATGGTGGCTCGTCTATATTTGGTAAAGCGAAGCGAATTAAGCGTGTTCTCAACATTTTGAATTTAAATAAAGAGCAGGCCATTTATGTTGGCGACCAAACCACTGATGGCGAAGCTGCACATAAAGCAGGTATTGATTTTGCTGCCGTCGGTTGGGGTTATACATCGGCTGAAAAATTAAAAACCATTCAGCCCAAAGTCGTGCTCAACGACTTGGCAACCATGAAAGAATTTTTCTAA